One genomic segment of Vulgatibacter sp. includes these proteins:
- a CDS encoding universal stress protein — protein sequence MRILSSMRRILAYCDLTERSDAALLRAARLAQRQGAELVILHATDGDEAAAHEALAAGLADLPLECPAALHVVRGRPFVEIIRASRSLDAGLVVVGALAESAVRGFVLGSTAERLIRKGDRPVLVVKNPTWRLWRRVLVASDCSETSLRAARLALSLRPDAQMTLLHVVEPQPEARLRRFGATEPELRDLREEALQAGRQALDRFRAQLPPEARIDLLVQQGSAVNTIPDVARELRVGLVALGTHGRSGASHMLLGSVAESVVREAPCDTLTVRPEAFRFELP from the coding sequence GTGCGCATCCTCTCCTCGATGCGACGGATCCTCGCCTACTGCGATCTGACCGAGCGCTCCGACGCGGCGCTGCTCCGGGCCGCCCGCCTCGCGCAGCGCCAGGGGGCGGAGCTGGTGATCCTCCACGCCACCGACGGCGACGAGGCGGCGGCCCACGAAGCCCTGGCTGCAGGCCTCGCGGATCTGCCCCTCGAATGCCCGGCGGCGCTCCACGTGGTCCGGGGGCGCCCCTTCGTGGAGATCATCCGGGCCTCGCGCTCCCTCGACGCAGGGCTGGTGGTGGTCGGCGCCCTCGCCGAGTCGGCGGTCCGCGGCTTCGTCCTCGGCAGCACCGCCGAGCGGCTGATCCGCAAGGGCGACAGGCCGGTGCTCGTGGTGAAGAACCCCACCTGGCGGCTCTGGCGGCGGGTCCTGGTGGCCAGCGATTGCTCCGAGACCTCCCTCCGCGCGGCGCGGCTCGCCCTCTCCCTGCGCCCGGATGCGCAGATGACCCTGCTCCACGTAGTCGAGCCGCAGCCCGAGGCCAGGCTCCGCCGCTTCGGCGCCACCGAGCCGGAGCTCCGGGACCTGCGGGAGGAGGCCCTGCAGGCAGGGAGGCAGGCGCTCGATCGCTTCCGGGCCCAGCTCCCGCCGGAGGCCCGGATCGACCTGCTGGTCCAGCAGGGCAGCGCCGTCAACACCATCCCCGACGTCGCCAGGGAGCTGCGGGTGGGGCTGGTCGCCCTCGGGACCCACGGGCGCAGCGGCGCGAGCCACATGCTGCTCGGCTCCGTCGCCGAGAGCGTGGTTCGCGAGGCGCCCTGCGACACGCTCACCGTGCGCCCGGAGGCCTTCCGCTTCGAGCTGCCCTGA
- a CDS encoding vWA domain-containing protein — protein MRQFRLWTAMAAALALAACGMGDEEAAADGAGDLAGRGGWPTNGDGNGAGGAGGTGGGSWQDGEQYTSYGENEFTDPAEDNLCTFGVDVDTASYAIMRRDVTAGALPVSAGVRTEEYVNYFDYGYEPPAADAADAFAVHLDGAPSPFGEGLQLLRIGIKGKELAAPERGRANLVFLVDVSGSMGEANKLPLVQAALRLLVDELRPDDTIGLVAYAGTAGVVLEPTAVAERQTILTAIDQLRSGGSTNGEAGIRSAYDLAGEHFAQDGINRVILCTDGDLNVGLTGDALIALIEEYRSRGVYLTTLGFGSGNYNDALMEQLADKGNGNYAYVDSMAEAERVLRRDLLGTLVVIAKDVKIQVAIDPEAVARYRLLGYENRAIDDEQFEDPSVDTGDIGSGHDVTALIELELKPEVHEPGAIAANVATVSLRYKKPDHSTDTELQRSISVSGFATSFTAAPESLRFAAAVAEYAEILRRSQFAEGARFADLLEIAGDATADGDPDRLEFIELGAKAKGLWELRYGR, from the coding sequence ATGCGACAGTTCCGGCTCTGGACGGCAATGGCAGCAGCCCTCGCCCTCGCGGCGTGCGGCATGGGGGACGAGGAGGCAGCGGCGGACGGTGCCGGCGACCTGGCAGGCCGTGGTGGCTGGCCCACCAACGGCGACGGCAACGGCGCCGGCGGCGCGGGAGGAACGGGCGGCGGCAGCTGGCAGGACGGCGAGCAGTACACCTCCTACGGCGAGAACGAGTTCACCGACCCGGCGGAGGACAACCTCTGCACCTTCGGCGTCGACGTCGACACCGCCAGCTACGCGATCATGCGCCGGGACGTGACCGCCGGCGCCCTCCCCGTCTCCGCCGGCGTGCGCACCGAGGAGTACGTCAACTACTTCGACTACGGCTACGAGCCCCCTGCTGCCGACGCTGCGGATGCCTTCGCCGTCCACCTCGACGGCGCCCCCTCCCCCTTCGGCGAGGGGCTCCAGCTCCTGCGGATCGGCATCAAGGGCAAGGAGCTCGCCGCCCCCGAGCGGGGCCGGGCGAACCTCGTCTTCCTCGTCGACGTCTCCGGCTCGATGGGCGAGGCGAACAAGCTCCCGCTGGTGCAGGCGGCCCTGCGGCTGCTGGTGGACGAGCTGCGGCCCGACGACACCATCGGCCTCGTCGCCTACGCCGGGACCGCCGGCGTGGTCCTCGAGCCCACCGCGGTGGCGGAGCGCCAGACGATCCTCACGGCGATCGACCAGCTCCGGTCCGGCGGCTCCACCAACGGCGAGGCGGGGATCCGCAGCGCCTACGATCTCGCCGGCGAACACTTCGCGCAGGACGGGATCAACCGCGTGATCCTCTGCACCGACGGCGACCTGAACGTCGGCCTCACCGGCGACGCCCTGATCGCGCTCATCGAGGAGTACCGCTCCCGCGGCGTCTACCTCACCACCCTGGGCTTCGGCAGCGGCAACTACAACGACGCGCTGATGGAGCAGCTCGCCGACAAGGGGAACGGCAACTACGCCTACGTCGACTCGATGGCGGAGGCGGAGCGGGTGCTGCGCCGCGATCTGCTCGGCACCCTGGTGGTGATCGCGAAGGACGTGAAGATCCAGGTGGCGATCGATCCCGAGGCGGTGGCCCGCTACCGCCTCCTCGGCTACGAGAACCGCGCGATCGACGACGAGCAGTTCGAGGACCCCAGCGTCGACACCGGCGACATCGGATCGGGCCACGACGTCACCGCCCTCATCGAGCTGGAGCTGAAGCCGGAGGTCCACGAGCCCGGGGCGATCGCCGCCAACGTCGCCACCGTCTCCCTGCGCTACAAGAAGCCCGACCATTCCACCGACACCGAGCTGCAGCGCTCCATCTCCGTCTCGGGTTTCGCCACCTCGTTCACCGCGGCGCCCGAGAGCCTGCGCTTCGCTGCGGCGGTGGCCGAATACGCGGAGATCCTGCGGCGCAGCCAGTTCGCGGAGGGCGCGCGCTTCGCCGATCTGCTCGAGATCGCCGGCGACGCCACCGCCGACGGCGACCCCGATCGTCTCGAATTCATCGAGCTCGGGGCCAAAGCCAAAGGGCTCTGGGAGCTGCGGTACGGCCGCTGA
- a CDS encoding SMI1/KNR4 family protein, with protein sequence MGASEGRAVGEALLEHPDHELYDEALPGEIASAERFLKVRLPPSYKAMLEVGSGGILADGDLLLGTKDPEGWGATLHQVARAMWDEGLPRELLPIVDGAHFVCLDLQACDEGGECAVVELDAESLEEKRRWPDFPAFAREALLG encoded by the coding sequence ATGGGCGCCAGCGAAGGACGTGCGGTGGGCGAGGCGCTCCTCGAGCATCCCGATCACGAGCTCTACGACGAGGCGCTGCCTGGCGAGATCGCCTCGGCGGAGCGCTTTCTCAAGGTGCGCCTGCCGCCGTCCTACAAGGCGATGCTCGAGGTCGGCTCCGGCGGGATCCTCGCCGACGGCGATCTCCTCCTCGGCACGAAGGATCCCGAAGGCTGGGGGGCGACGCTGCACCAGGTGGCCCGGGCGATGTGGGACGAGGGGCTGCCCCGGGAGCTCCTGCCCATCGTCGACGGCGCCCATTTCGTCTGCCTCGATCTGCAGGCCTGCGACGAGGGCGGCGAGTGCGCGGTGGTGGAGCTCGACGCCGAGAGCCTCGAGGAGAAGCGCCGCTGGCCCGACTTCCCCGCCTTCGCCAGGGAAGCGCTGCTCGGCTGA
- a CDS encoding type IV pilus twitching motility protein PilT, translated as MELNEILQIALRAGASDIHLKAGLPPMFRVDGALLPLKDAQRLPPEEIARMAFGIMNDFQKERYKQFNECDLAYGVPGLGRFRVSVFQQRGTTGIVFRVIPFRIQSIEQLMLPKVLEKIALSERGLILVTGTTGSGKSTTLAAMIDHINTHETNHVMTIEDPIEFLIRDKRSVVNQREVGVDTVSFGQALKSALRQDPDVILVGEMRDLETIETALTAAETGHLVLSTLHTLDATETINRIVSVFPPYQQKQVRLQLGATLKAVLSQRLVARADGRGRVPAVEVLLCTSRVRELIEDKDRTKEIHDAIAQGHLSYGMQTFDQSLMQLLKANLITYDEALRQSTNRDDFALRLSGIASTSDSKWDPFEAAGGPPQQPAMPVQNAVPPGYGQMQQRAPQARPAAQPAQQPGGTADDDFQIERF; from the coding sequence ATGGAGCTCAACGAGATCCTGCAGATAGCGCTGCGCGCCGGCGCATCGGACATCCACCTCAAGGCGGGGCTGCCGCCGATGTTCCGTGTCGACGGCGCCCTGCTGCCCTTGAAGGACGCGCAGCGTCTCCCGCCCGAGGAGATCGCCCGCATGGCCTTCGGGATCATGAACGACTTCCAGAAGGAGCGGTACAAGCAGTTCAACGAGTGCGACCTCGCCTACGGCGTACCCGGCCTGGGGCGCTTCCGCGTCAGCGTCTTCCAGCAGCGCGGCACCACGGGCATCGTCTTCCGCGTGATCCCCTTCCGGATCCAGAGCATCGAGCAGCTGATGCTGCCGAAGGTGCTCGAGAAGATCGCCCTGAGCGAGCGCGGCCTCATCCTCGTCACCGGCACCACCGGTTCGGGCAAGTCGACCACGCTCGCCGCGATGATCGACCACATCAACACGCACGAGACCAACCACGTCATGACCATCGAGGATCCGATCGAGTTCCTCATCCGCGACAAGCGGTCGGTCGTGAACCAGCGCGAGGTCGGCGTCGACACCGTCTCCTTCGGGCAGGCGCTCAAGAGCGCGCTCCGGCAGGATCCGGACGTGATCCTCGTGGGCGAGATGCGCGATCTCGAGACGATCGAGACGGCGCTCACCGCAGCCGAGACCGGCCACCTCGTGCTCTCGACGCTCCACACCCTGGACGCCACCGAGACGATCAACCGCATCGTCTCCGTCTTTCCGCCCTACCAGCAGAAGCAGGTGCGCCTGCAGCTCGGCGCCACCCTCAAGGCGGTGCTCTCGCAGCGCCTCGTCGCGAGGGCGGACGGGCGCGGCCGCGTCCCCGCGGTGGAGGTCCTGCTCTGCACCTCGCGCGTCCGCGAGCTGATCGAGGACAAGGACCGCACCAAGGAGATCCACGACGCGATCGCCCAGGGCCATCTCTCCTACGGGATGCAGACCTTCGATCAGTCGCTGATGCAGCTCCTCAAGGCCAACCTGATCACCTACGACGAGGCCCTGCGGCAGTCGACCAATCGGGACGACTTCGCACTGCGCCTCTCGGGCATCGCCTCCACCTCCGACTCGAAGTGGGATCCCTTCGAGGCCGCGGGCGGGCCGCCGCAGCAGCCCGCCATGCCGGTGCAGAACGCCGTGCCGCCGGGCTACGGCCAGATGCAGCAGCGCGCGCCCCAGGCCCGGCCCGCGGCGCAGCCCGCGCAGCAGCCCGGCGGCACCGCCGACGACGACTTCCAGATCGAGCGCTTCTGA
- a CDS encoding ATP-dependent helicase — translation MLDLSGMNPPQRQAVVTTEGPLLVLAGAGSGKTRVIVHRIAYLLEKGVPAPHILAMTFTNKAASEMKERVALLVSSRRAKDLTVGTFHAFGLQILRAEHGRLGYPKQFTIADAGDQNALVKRAMREVRIDDRSFDPKRILALISLAKGEGIEPGQPISKPTRPTIYGEEYELITEEVYPRYEAGLRAMAMVDFDDLIGLPIKLFRENEPLRMRYHDRFRYIFVDEYQDTSRTQLELTKLLGLPRGNVCVVGDDDQAIYSWRGADVDNILRFHIHFPGAKEVRLEQNYRSFGNILECANAVIEKNEDRKDKRLFTTAGQGEKVQVVTCPVEEAEARYVVNEIKKSIEKGRQPGDHAILYRTNLQSRVYEEALRAENINYEVVGGTEFFDRREVKDLLGYLRLFVNNQDEVSLLRIVNFPARGIGDATVEKVRHRATLEGLGLLAAFRKASEGAWPELETPAPKIAAFVELVDRYSNKLIEGTSATQIARELIEEIELKAAIAAQVSSAKAAERRINTVESTLVSLERYEKREGKKGTLAQYLAQLTLDRKDEEKALPGDRVVMMTLHASKGLEFPVVFLVGLEEDLLPHKGIQGTPQNLPEERRLAYVGITRAREKLFVTRSAARVMRGKEVPRTPSRFLQDLPEGAYEEMDIAEPNEESEKRSETFFTDLIAMLSKGS, via the coding sequence ATGCTCGATCTCTCCGGGATGAACCCCCCGCAGCGCCAGGCCGTCGTCACCACCGAGGGCCCCCTGCTCGTCCTCGCCGGGGCGGGATCCGGCAAGACCCGGGTGATCGTCCACCGCATCGCGTACCTGCTGGAGAAGGGCGTCCCCGCCCCCCACATCCTCGCGATGACCTTCACCAACAAGGCCGCCTCCGAGATGAAGGAGCGCGTCGCCCTGCTGGTCTCCTCGCGCCGGGCGAAGGACCTCACCGTCGGCACCTTCCACGCCTTCGGCCTGCAGATCCTCCGGGCGGAGCACGGCCGCCTCGGCTACCCGAAGCAGTTCACCATCGCCGACGCAGGCGATCAGAACGCGCTGGTGAAGCGGGCGATGCGCGAGGTGCGCATCGACGATCGCTCCTTCGATCCGAAGCGGATCCTGGCGCTGATCTCGCTGGCCAAGGGCGAGGGGATCGAGCCGGGGCAGCCGATCTCCAAGCCCACCCGGCCCACGATCTACGGCGAGGAATACGAGCTCATCACCGAGGAGGTCTACCCGCGCTACGAGGCGGGCCTCCGGGCGATGGCGATGGTCGATTTCGACGACCTGATCGGCCTGCCGATCAAGCTCTTCCGCGAGAACGAGCCGCTGCGGATGCGCTACCACGATCGCTTCCGCTACATCTTCGTCGACGAATACCAGGACACGAGCCGCACCCAGCTCGAACTCACCAAGCTCCTCGGCCTGCCGCGGGGCAACGTCTGCGTGGTGGGCGACGACGACCAGGCGATCTACAGCTGGCGCGGCGCCGACGTGGACAACATCCTCCGCTTCCACATCCACTTCCCCGGCGCGAAGGAGGTGCGGCTCGAGCAGAACTACCGCTCCTTCGGCAACATCCTCGAATGCGCCAACGCGGTGATCGAGAAGAACGAGGATCGCAAGGACAAGCGCCTCTTCACCACCGCCGGCCAGGGCGAGAAGGTGCAGGTGGTCACCTGCCCGGTGGAGGAGGCCGAAGCCCGCTACGTCGTCAACGAGATCAAGAAATCGATCGAGAAGGGCAGGCAGCCCGGCGACCACGCGATCCTCTACCGCACCAACCTGCAGTCCCGCGTCTACGAGGAGGCGCTCCGGGCGGAGAACATCAACTACGAGGTGGTGGGCGGCACCGAGTTCTTCGATCGCCGGGAGGTCAAGGACCTGCTCGGCTACCTGCGGCTCTTCGTCAACAACCAGGACGAGGTCTCGCTCCTGCGCATCGTCAACTTTCCCGCCCGCGGCATCGGCGACGCCACGGTGGAGAAGGTGCGCCACCGGGCCACCCTCGAGGGCCTCGGCCTCCTCGCCGCCTTCCGCAAGGCCTCGGAGGGCGCCTGGCCCGAGCTGGAGACGCCGGCGCCGAAGATCGCGGCCTTCGTGGAGCTGGTGGACCGCTACTCGAACAAGCTGATCGAGGGGACCTCCGCCACCCAGATCGCCCGGGAGCTGATCGAGGAGATCGAGCTCAAGGCGGCGATCGCCGCGCAGGTGAGCTCCGCCAAGGCGGCGGAGCGGCGCATCAACACGGTGGAGAGCACGCTCGTCTCGCTGGAGCGCTACGAGAAGCGCGAGGGGAAGAAGGGCACCCTGGCCCAATACCTCGCCCAGCTCACCCTCGACCGGAAGGACGAGGAGAAGGCGCTTCCCGGCGACCGGGTGGTGATGATGACCCTGCACGCCTCCAAGGGCCTCGAGTTCCCCGTGGTCTTCCTCGTGGGCCTCGAGGAGGACCTCCTGCCGCACAAGGGGATCCAGGGGACGCCGCAGAACCTGCCCGAGGAGCGGCGCCTCGCCTACGTGGGCATCACCCGCGCCCGCGAGAAGCTCTTCGTCACCAGGAGCGCCGCCCGGGTGATGCGCGGCAAGGAGGTACCCCGCACACCCTCGCGTTTTTTGCAGGATCTTCCCGAGGGGGCGTACGAGGAGATGGACATCGCCGAGCCAAACGAGGAATCTGAGAAGCGCAGCGAGACGTTCTTCACCGATCTCATCGCCATGCTCTCGAAGGGTTCCTGA
- the rpsI gene encoding 30S ribosomal protein S9: MASVEKMYATGRRKEAVARVWIWPGEGKITINNRDIDDYFGRATSKLVLRQALEVVEQLDKVDVRVNVAGGGLTGQAGAIRHGLARALSKLNPDFRPVLKKAGFITRDPRAVERKKYGQPGARKRFQFSKR; this comes from the coding sequence ATGGCCAGCGTCGAGAAGATGTACGCGACCGGCCGCCGCAAGGAAGCGGTGGCGCGCGTTTGGATTTGGCCCGGTGAGGGCAAGATCACGATCAACAACCGGGACATCGACGACTACTTCGGTCGTGCGACCTCCAAGCTCGTGCTGCGGCAGGCCCTCGAGGTCGTCGAGCAGCTCGACAAGGTCGACGTCCGCGTGAACGTCGCCGGTGGCGGCCTCACCGGCCAGGCCGGCGCGATCCGCCACGGCCTCGCCCGTGCGCTCTCCAAGCTGAACCCGGACTTCCGCCCCGTGCTGAAGAAGGCCGGCTTCATCACCCGTGACCCCCGCGCCGTCGAGCGCAAGAAGTACGGTCAGCCGGGTGCACGCAAGCGCTTCCAGTTCTCCAAGCGCTAG
- a CDS encoding class I SAM-dependent rRNA methyltransferase: MERLLDPRAQEQAVARVHGRGARRVRAGHPWVFRPDLLEAAAAPGGAVVRVVDETGNPLGRAFQAAGSRIALRMLTRKDEPCDEAFFQGRLERSLAFRRTLWPDADAGRLVHGESDGLPGLFVDRYGDALSLQTTSEGADVLTPLFVRLLVEALAPRVIVAKNDTSARDFEGLQRGQGLLHGGPEATTTYHEGPNRFALDLLADLKTGAFLDQRENHVHAAGYMPEGGTGLDTFSYHGGFALSLATRASSVIAVEADEQAAARIGVNARANGRPVEAICGNSFDVLRQFEREGRRFDVVVIDPPAFTKRKGDVQAAERAYKELNLRGLKLVKQGGVLISCSCSGKMTPARFGAILDAAIADAKRPVQQIERRGAARDHPVLVGVPETEYLKCWVYRVL; the protein is encoded by the coding sequence ATGGAGAGGCTTCTCGATCCCCGGGCACAGGAGCAGGCGGTTGCACGTGTCCACGGCCGTGGCGCCCGCAGGGTGCGGGCGGGGCATCCCTGGGTCTTCCGCCCCGACCTCCTCGAGGCGGCGGCAGCCCCCGGCGGCGCCGTCGTCCGGGTGGTGGACGAGACCGGCAATCCCCTGGGCAGAGCCTTCCAGGCTGCCGGCTCGCGGATCGCGCTGCGCATGCTCACCCGCAAGGACGAGCCCTGCGACGAGGCCTTCTTCCAGGGGCGGCTCGAGCGGTCGCTCGCCTTCCGCCGGACGCTCTGGCCCGACGCCGACGCCGGCAGGCTGGTCCACGGCGAATCGGACGGGCTGCCGGGCCTCTTCGTCGATCGCTACGGCGACGCGCTCTCGCTGCAGACCACCAGCGAAGGCGCCGACGTGCTCACCCCGCTCTTCGTGCGCCTGCTGGTCGAGGCCCTCGCCCCCCGGGTGATCGTCGCCAAGAACGACACCAGCGCCCGGGATTTCGAAGGGCTGCAGCGGGGGCAGGGGCTCCTCCACGGCGGTCCCGAGGCGACGACGACCTACCACGAGGGGCCCAATCGCTTCGCCCTCGATCTCCTCGCCGACCTCAAGACCGGCGCCTTCCTCGACCAGCGCGAGAACCACGTCCACGCAGCGGGCTACATGCCGGAGGGCGGCACCGGCCTCGACACCTTCAGCTACCACGGCGGCTTCGCCCTCTCCCTCGCCACCCGCGCGAGCTCGGTGATCGCGGTGGAGGCCGACGAGCAGGCGGCGGCGCGGATCGGCGTCAACGCCCGGGCGAACGGCAGGCCGGTCGAGGCGATCTGCGGCAACTCCTTCGACGTGCTCCGGCAGTTCGAGCGCGAGGGACGCCGCTTCGACGTGGTGGTGATCGACCCGCCTGCGTTCACCAAGCGCAAGGGCGACGTGCAGGCGGCGGAGCGGGCCTACAAGGAGCTCAACCTGCGCGGTCTCAAGCTGGTGAAGCAGGGCGGCGTGCTGATCAGCTGCTCCTGCAGCGGCAAGATGACGCCTGCGCGCTTCGGGGCGATCCTCGACGCGGCGATCGCCGACGCGAAGCGGCCGGTGCAGCAGATCGAGCGGCGCGGCGCGGCGCGGGACCACCCGGTGCTCGTCGGCGTCCCGGAGACCGAGTACCTCAAGTGCTGGGTCTACCGGGTGCTCTGA
- a CDS encoding helix-turn-helix transcriptional regulator → MSVLREQLENVRRHLGARTAWLLPCTAGLLGLEAPIRCGGGAEPGPLAELFGDAMPVPGRTGGELAQRLATLCGERRRTGARRMMLRVALPEAAGAHLLLERGDLPTATAALALALDALAACLRAPPIAAETMEAIHFLARDGRLAALLDRNGAPVAISPLLRKVLGGDRAGRPFLLSEQRLAFFAQLRKRLPATGDTACEAEGFDLPGTLHLQPLGDGAYVLAVVQGEIANAAMLRSLSDGEVTPRELTCGLRLAEGMSYREIAEDLGVSPDTVKLHLRALYQKLGVDGRDGLVARVAGLAPPPPLVRAITRRA, encoded by the coding sequence GTGAGCGTGCTGCGCGAACAGCTGGAGAACGTCCGCCGTCACCTCGGCGCCCGCACCGCGTGGCTCCTGCCCTGCACCGCGGGGCTCCTCGGCCTGGAGGCCCCGATCCGCTGCGGCGGGGGCGCCGAGCCCGGTCCGCTCGCCGAGCTCTTCGGGGACGCGATGCCCGTCCCCGGCAGGACCGGGGGCGAGCTGGCCCAGCGCCTCGCCACGCTCTGCGGCGAGCGGCGCAGGACAGGGGCCCGGCGGATGATGCTCCGGGTGGCCTTGCCGGAGGCCGCCGGCGCCCATCTGCTCCTCGAGCGCGGCGATCTGCCCACCGCCACCGCGGCCCTCGCGCTGGCGCTCGACGCCCTCGCCGCCTGCCTGCGCGCACCGCCGATCGCTGCGGAGACGATGGAGGCGATCCACTTCCTCGCCAGGGACGGGCGGCTCGCAGCGCTGCTCGATCGCAACGGGGCGCCGGTGGCCATCTCGCCGCTGCTGCGGAAGGTGCTGGGCGGCGACAGGGCCGGCAGGCCCTTCCTGCTCTCGGAGCAGCGCCTCGCCTTCTTCGCCCAGCTGCGCAAGCGCCTGCCCGCAACCGGCGACACGGCGTGCGAGGCGGAGGGCTTCGACCTGCCGGGCACGCTCCACCTCCAGCCCCTCGGCGACGGCGCCTACGTCCTCGCGGTGGTGCAGGGCGAGATCGCCAATGCGGCGATGCTGCGCAGCCTCTCCGACGGCGAGGTGACGCCCCGGGAGCTCACCTGCGGCCTCCGCCTCGCCGAGGGGATGAGCTACCGGGAGATCGCCGAGGACCTCGGCGTCTCGCCCGACACCGTGAAGCTCCACCTCCGGGCGCTCTACCAGAAGCTCGGCGTCGACGGTCGCGACGGCCTCGTCGCCCGCGTCGCCGGCCTCGCGCCGCCGCCGCCGCTGGTGCGGGCGATCACCCGCCGCGCCTGA
- a CDS encoding metallophosphoesterase, translating to MPIDGKLRIAAVGDLHCRLGKHGNYRRLVDAVNEQGCDALLLCGDLTDHGHVDEAKLLAEALSGVRAKKIGVLGNHDFEAGKSDEICAVLAEGGIHILDGDHYELKGHMVGFAGAKGFGGGFDRATLQGFGEEGIKGFVHEAVQEALKLETALLRVDAPIKIAITHYSPVRDTVIGENPEIFPFLGSSRLSEPIDHHRPTMCFHGHAHYGTMEGRTLGGVPVYNVALPLLRRDHPDRRFFMVDIPLPEGFHAPPSERPGAVVTPADLHAEHESG from the coding sequence GTGCCCATCGACGGGAAGCTGCGGATCGCGGCGGTAGGTGACCTGCACTGCCGGCTCGGCAAACACGGCAACTATCGCCGGCTCGTCGATGCGGTGAACGAGCAGGGATGCGACGCGCTCCTTCTCTGCGGCGATCTCACCGATCACGGGCACGTCGACGAGGCGAAGTTGCTGGCCGAGGCCCTGTCCGGCGTGCGGGCGAAGAAGATCGGCGTTCTCGGCAACCACGACTTCGAAGCCGGAAAGTCCGACGAGATCTGCGCCGTCCTCGCGGAGGGTGGCATCCACATCCTCGACGGCGACCACTACGAGCTCAAGGGGCACATGGTGGGCTTCGCCGGGGCGAAGGGCTTCGGCGGCGGCTTCGACAGGGCCACGCTGCAGGGCTTCGGCGAGGAGGGGATCAAGGGCTTCGTGCACGAGGCGGTGCAGGAGGCCCTCAAGCTGGAGACCGCGCTCCTCCGGGTCGACGCGCCGATCAAGATCGCGATCACCCATTATTCGCCGGTGCGCGACACGGTGATCGGGGAGAACCCGGAGATCTTCCCCTTCCTCGGCAGCTCGCGCCTCTCCGAGCCGATCGATCACCACCGGCCGACGATGTGCTTCCACGGCCACGCCCACTACGGGACCATGGAGGGCCGCACCCTCGGCGGCGTGCCCGTCTACAACGTGGCGCTGCCGCTGCTGCGGCGGGATCATCCGGATCGGCGCTTCTTCATGGTCGACATCCCGCTGCCGGAGGGCTTCCACGCGCCTCCCTCGGAGCGACCGGGCGCGGTGGTGACCCCAGCCGATCTCCACGCGGAGCACGAGAGCGGCTGA
- a CDS encoding helix-turn-helix transcriptional regulator: MSASPLFAAIADREPLLGGFLGDCAVRAAADGDAWLDDGWLVGRASVLTGSVLVLVQLFGPAVVRARVARLYRTSLSGREGECLALALEGAENGAIAGRLGVRPETVKVHLRNAYRKLNAGGRAEILARLVASP; encoded by the coding sequence GTGAGCGCGTCGCCGCTCTTCGCCGCGATCGCCGATCGCGAGCCGCTTCTCGGCGGTTTCCTCGGCGACTGCGCGGTGCGCGCAGCGGCGGACGGCGACGCCTGGCTGGACGACGGCTGGCTCGTCGGCCGCGCCTCGGTCCTCACCGGCTCGGTGCTGGTCCTGGTCCAGCTCTTCGGCCCTGCGGTGGTCCGGGCCCGGGTCGCCAGGCTCTACCGCACCTCGCTCTCCGGCAGGGAAGGCGAATGCCTCGCGCTGGCGCTCGAGGGAGCGGAGAACGGCGCCATCGCCGGCCGGCTCGGCGTGCGGCCGGAGACGGTGAAGGTCCACCTCCGCAACGCCTACCGGAAGCTGAACGCCGGCGGCAGGGCGGAGATCCTCGCGCGTCTGGTGGCCTCGCCGTGA
- the rplM gene encoding 50S ribosomal protein L13 codes for MNTHSAQKGEIRRKWFVVDASDKVLGRMSSQVASILKGKHTPLYTPSIDTGDFVIVINAEKVKLTGSKEDKKMYYRVGLQGLPGSLKVRSAKQLRESRPEDLVKNAVRRMLPRNALGRKMFTKLKVYAGPTHPHEAQQPQALEIRA; via the coding sequence ATGAACACCCACAGCGCCCAGAAGGGCGAGATCCGCCGCAAGTGGTTCGTGGTGGACGCCAGCGACAAGGTCCTGGGCCGCATGTCGAGCCAGGTCGCGTCCATCCTCAAGGGCAAGCACACGCCGCTCTACACGCCCTCGATCGACACCGGCGACTTCGTGATCGTGATCAACGCCGAGAAGGTGAAGCTCACGGGATCGAAGGAAGACAAGAAGATGTACTACCGCGTCGGCCTCCAGGGCCTGCCGGGCTCGCTCAAGGTCCGCTCTGCGAAGCAGCTTCGCGAGTCGCGCCCCGAGGATCTCGTCAAGAACGCCGTGCGCCGGATGCTTCCGCGCAACGCGCTCGGGCGGAAGATGTTCACCAAGCTGAAGGTCTACGCTGGTCCCACGCACCCGCACGAGGCCCAGCAGCCCCAGGCGCTCGAAATCCGGGCTTAA